Proteins co-encoded in one Ponticoccus alexandrii genomic window:
- the pssA gene encoding CDP-diacylglycerol--serine O-phosphatidyltransferase: MPDTTPDKKRKINVLQLLPNLVTISAICAGLSAIRFGYEGDFELAVRLVLVACLLDGLDGRIARLTKSESPIGAELDSLADFLNFGVAPALVIYHWALQDLARAGWIAVLSYSICCVLRLARFNVDSRLEKEGPGTDYFVGVPSPAGAVLVLLPMFISFLFSDLPLPAPALIAGHVVLVGLLMISRVPTYAFKQLTIDRGNAKFFLLGAGLMAAALLTYLWATLALMTCAYICSLIWAFRSARKSRNAKD; this comes from the coding sequence ATGCCTGACACCACACCCGACAAGAAACGGAAAATCAACGTCCTGCAGCTGTTGCCGAACCTGGTGACCATCTCGGCCATTTGCGCGGGCCTGTCCGCCATACGCTTTGGCTATGAAGGGGATTTCGAACTGGCCGTGCGCCTTGTGCTGGTGGCCTGCCTTCTGGATGGTCTGGACGGCCGGATTGCCCGTCTGACAAAAAGCGAGTCGCCAATCGGTGCCGAACTGGATTCTCTCGCGGACTTCCTGAACTTCGGCGTGGCGCCGGCCCTGGTCATCTACCACTGGGCCCTGCAGGATCTTGCCCGTGCGGGATGGATCGCTGTCCTGAGCTATTCCATTTGCTGCGTCCTGCGGCTGGCCCGGTTCAACGTCGACAGCCGGTTGGAAAAGGAAGGCCCCGGAACGGATTACTTTGTCGGCGTCCCTTCGCCGGCGGGCGCAGTCCTTGTGTTGCTGCCCATGTTTATCTCGTTCCTCTTCTCCGACCTTCCCCTGCCCGCGCCTGCGCTCATCGCGGGCCATGTCGTTCTGGTCGGCCTGCTGATGATCAGCCGTGTCCCGACCTATGCCTTCAAGCAGCTGACCATCGACCGCGGGAATGCCAAGTTTTTCCTTCTGGGCGCAGGGCTCATGGCCGCAGCATTACTGACATATCTCTGGGCTACCCTGGCGCTGATGACATGTGCCTACATCTGCAGCCTGATCTGGGCGTTCCGATCCGCTCGCAAGTCACGAAACGCAAAGGATTAA
- a CDS encoding phosphatidylserine decarboxylase, protein MRMRDTFLKPMHPEGRRFVAIFAAVTAALFLLSSVLGWMGVGLTIWCYYFFRDPARVTPIRDGLIVSPADGVVSLIEKAVPPSELGMTDQPLTRVSVFMSVFNCHVNRAPVAGRISAIAYRPGKFFNASLDKASADNERNSLCIDMADGRQIAVVQIAGLVARRIVCFSAQGDTLATGERFGLIRFGSRLDVYLPDGVPPLVSLGQTMVAGETVLADLTSDEPARSARAD, encoded by the coding sequence ATGAGAATGCGCGACACGTTCCTCAAGCCGATGCATCCGGAAGGGCGGCGGTTTGTGGCCATCTTTGCGGCTGTCACAGCGGCGCTCTTCCTGCTCTCTTCCGTCCTGGGATGGATGGGCGTCGGGCTGACGATCTGGTGTTACTACTTCTTCCGTGACCCGGCCCGTGTGACCCCGATCCGCGACGGCCTGATCGTCAGCCCCGCGGATGGCGTGGTATCGCTGATCGAAAAGGCCGTGCCGCCGTCGGAACTGGGCATGACCGATCAACCACTAACCCGCGTCAGCGTATTCATGAGCGTCTTCAACTGCCACGTGAACCGCGCCCCCGTGGCGGGACGGATCTCGGCCATCGCATATCGTCCGGGCAAGTTCTTCAATGCCTCTCTGGACAAGGCCAGCGCGGACAACGAGCGCAACAGCCTGTGCATCGACATGGCGGACGGGCGACAGATCGCCGTGGTCCAGATCGCGGGGCTGGTTGCGCGTCGGATCGTCTGCTTTTCCGCACAGGGCGACACGCTGGCAACCGGAGAACGGTTTGGCCTGATCCGCTTCGGGTCGCGGCTGGACGTCTACCTGCCGGATGGTGTGCCGCCGCTGGTCTCTCTGGGACAAACCATGGTCGCGGGTGAGACGGTCCTTGCGGATCTGACCTCGGACGAGCCCGCACGCAGTGCGCGAGCAGATTGA
- a CDS encoding class I SAM-dependent methyltransferase, with amino-acid sequence MELSAIKTSYARWAPVYDLTFGAITNAGRRAAVDYINGQSGTSVLEVGVGTGLALRNYRSDLSVTGIDFSEDMLAKAREKVERHGLGHVRHLRQMDARALDFPDNHFDAVAAMHIISVVPEPERVMAEIARVCKPGGKVVITNHFAQETGMLARIERFFAPFSNLLGWHSDFDIATVLQQPDLAIAETRPLPPIGMMTFLVLQKAEG; translated from the coding sequence ATGGAACTCAGCGCAATCAAGACCTCTTACGCGCGGTGGGCGCCCGTCTACGACCTGACTTTCGGCGCGATCACAAATGCCGGACGGCGCGCGGCGGTCGATTACATCAATGGACAAAGCGGGACGAGCGTTCTGGAAGTCGGTGTCGGGACCGGCCTCGCGCTGCGCAACTACCGTTCGGACCTGTCCGTGACGGGTATCGATTTCAGCGAAGACATGCTGGCCAAGGCGCGGGAAAAAGTCGAACGCCACGGGTTGGGGCACGTCCGGCACCTACGGCAAATGGATGCGCGGGCCCTCGATTTTCCGGACAATCACTTCGATGCTGTCGCCGCGATGCATATCATCTCGGTCGTGCCGGAACCCGAACGCGTGATGGCCGAGATCGCGCGGGTCTGCAAACCCGGCGGCAAGGTCGTCATCACCAATCATTTCGCGCAGGAAACCGGCATGCTGGCGCGGATCGAACGGTTCTTTGCGCCCTTCTCAAACCTGCTGGGCTGGCATTCGGATTTCGACATCGCCACCGTACTGCAACAACCGGACCTGGCGATTGCAGAGACGAGGCCGCTGCCCCCCATCGGAATGATGACCTTTCTTGTGCTGCAAAAAGCGGAAGGCTGA
- a CDS encoding ABC transporter substrate-binding protein: MTSISRRNFLATASAATATGLLASPAIAQSKELVVGTWGGTFGDLLKANVDEAILEPAGWNVLQEVSGPVPRRTKLITERMQRRGSMDAALLADFDMHAAAKVGALEELNADNVASYDNILPFLQKSHSVPLIYSAHAIVYRKDLITTPPESIAELWNPAYKGKIGLSDFLYTSNMAYATIANGGTLSDFEGAEKGVQQWKDLDAKLLPSTEAVGQALSSGDIWITIISAARGYSWNQSGIDLGWVVPEEGAFPAVYESAVPKNARNTEGGMAYMDALLNPQAQAAFAEKMGYLPTVKNGQISPELEEQIGFSEAEQNRLWQPDLDFIMENQASMLDSWNRILKG, translated from the coding sequence ATGACCAGTATTTCGCGACGCAACTTCCTTGCCACCGCTTCGGCGGCCACCGCCACCGGCCTGCTTGCCAGCCCGGCCATTGCCCAGTCCAAGGAACTGGTCGTCGGCACCTGGGGCGGCACCTTCGGGGATCTGCTCAAGGCGAACGTGGACGAGGCCATACTGGAACCCGCCGGCTGGAACGTACTTCAGGAAGTTTCGGGTCCGGTGCCGCGCCGCACCAAGCTTATCACTGAGCGCATGCAGCGCCGGGGCAGCATGGATGCCGCGCTGCTGGCCGACTTCGACATGCATGCCGCCGCCAAGGTCGGCGCGTTGGAAGAGCTGAATGCCGACAATGTCGCATCCTACGACAACATCCTGCCCTTTCTTCAGAAGTCGCACTCGGTGCCCCTGATCTACTCGGCCCATGCCATCGTCTACCGCAAGGACCTGATCACCACGCCGCCCGAGTCCATCGCAGAGCTGTGGAACCCGGCCTACAAGGGCAAGATCGGTCTCAGCGACTTTCTGTACACCTCGAACATGGCCTATGCGACAATCGCGAACGGCGGCACCCTGTCGGACTTCGAGGGGGCAGAGAAGGGCGTGCAGCAGTGGAAGGATCTCGATGCCAAGCTGCTGCCGTCGACCGAAGCGGTCGGCCAGGCGCTGTCCTCGGGCGACATCTGGATTACCATCATCTCGGCGGCGCGGGGCTATAGCTGGAACCAGAGCGGCATCGACCTGGGCTGGGTGGTTCCCGAAGAGGGCGCCTTCCCGGCGGTTTACGAGTCCGCAGTGCCGAAGAACGCGCGCAACACCGAGGGCGGCATGGCCTACATGGATGCGCTGCTGAACCCGCAGGCGCAGGCTGCCTTTGCCGAGAAGATGGGCTATCTGCCTACCGTGAAGAACGGCCAGATCAGCCCCGAGCTTGAGGAACAGATCGGCTTCAGCGAGGCCGAGCAGAACCGTCTGTGGCAACCGGACCTCGATTTCATCATGGAAAACCAGGCCTCCATGCTGGATTCCTGGAACCGCATTCTCAAGGGCTGA
- a CDS encoding ABC transporter permease encodes MAKLVLPACLLVLLLLGAPMLLMLRYSFNIFDPLYLMETAFTWENYAKAVADPYYQKILTTTIVVALTCTVLTTLLAYGPAYWLARMEGRWKSKLTILTMFPLLVGGVVRSAGYLALLSTDGLVNASLRGLGIISEPLQLLYTPGAVIFATVGIVLPYMILTLASVIESIPRQVEEAAANLGARPARSFFRVLMPLSLPGVLAGATLVFILCMNAYATPLLLGGPQFQMMAPAVYEQFARASNWPFGAALAFILLIVTVVLTSLGSSIIARQYKAA; translated from the coding sequence ATGGCAAAGCTTGTTCTTCCGGCCTGTCTTCTGGTGCTGCTCCTGCTGGGCGCGCCGATGCTTCTGATGCTGCGGTATTCGTTCAACATCTTCGATCCGCTGTACCTGATGGAGACGGCCTTCACGTGGGAAAACTACGCGAAGGCGGTGGCCGACCCCTATTACCAGAAGATCCTGACGACAACGATCGTGGTGGCTCTGACCTGCACCGTCCTGACCACGCTTCTGGCTTACGGACCGGCCTACTGGCTGGCCCGGATGGAAGGGCGCTGGAAGAGCAAGCTGACCATCCTGACCATGTTCCCGCTGCTGGTGGGGGGCGTGGTCCGCTCGGCAGGGTATCTCGCCCTGCTGAGCACCGACGGGCTGGTCAATGCCTCGCTTCGCGGTCTCGGCATAATTTCGGAGCCGTTGCAGCTGCTCTACACGCCCGGGGCGGTGATTTTCGCCACGGTGGGGATTGTCCTGCCCTACATGATCCTGACCCTGGCCTCGGTGATCGAAAGCATCCCCCGACAGGTCGAGGAGGCGGCGGCGAACCTCGGCGCGCGCCCGGCGCGATCCTTCTTTCGGGTACTGATGCCACTTTCGCTGCCGGGTGTGCTGGCCGGCGCGACGCTGGTGTTCATCCTGTGCATGAACGCCTACGCCACACCGCTTCTGCTGGGCGGGCCTCAGTTCCAGATGATGGCCCCGGCGGTCTATGAGCAGTTCGCCCGTGCGTCCAACTGGCCCTTCGGTGCGGCACTGGCCTTCATCCTGCTGATCGTGACCGTGGTGCTGACCAGCCTCGGCAGCTCGATCATCGCAAGGCAGTACAAAGCAGCGTAA